One genomic window of Legionella jordanis includes the following:
- a CDS encoding conjugal transfer protein TraG N-terminal domain-containing protein, translated as MVVFSPLSLYTTYLGWQQYEVIFNALWQTGLLYLGFLMVGYRFLKNVLAPSGATHHAAEYALNHFLYELAITFLICGIFIYPCVPLEEKAMSFKPMCGIKKGTDAKTSTLKDTGTTYDEAFADVLTPNVKMPIGFALLQNYMSGITYGLMKVTGCTDSLQAIEGDLISTYLPADVREQALNFHRQCFLEARSQYHNEPHDKTKVNDILKKYGGEEDLKWVGSKVYQTLYYDKIYARQPVPGFTFNEAPNKNLEKAAERGDIDAKHLPEQGYPTCNQWWKKLKTDLVQVANNASVFDSHLNYYAVLDRVRTFKNNHPKAWGSQLSSEDYIAKMLLNDSRDMQANSMKNLMGNTNGAFGGAISHGLVNIGQLTKSWTSTPLKREAIMQTLPVMQAFLYFFLIILTPVILALSGYNPKALGSICGLFIMAIFLQYLWHLVGFVERSVLDPLGQNDAIAAMRNMAVLFYFIAPMLLLKLSSHFGGEAGAALGALVNDAAQHSNKVANSGVDTIKQGAKIASMGKVK; from the coding sequence ATGGTCGTATTTAGCCCTTTATCCTTGTACACCACCTATTTAGGCTGGCAGCAATATGAGGTGATTTTTAATGCCCTGTGGCAAACCGGGTTGTTATACCTTGGTTTTCTTATGGTAGGGTATCGATTCTTAAAAAATGTGCTGGCACCTTCTGGTGCCACACATCACGCGGCAGAGTATGCCTTGAATCATTTTCTTTATGAATTGGCAATTACTTTTTTGATTTGCGGCATCTTTATCTACCCCTGTGTCCCATTGGAAGAAAAAGCCATGAGTTTTAAGCCCATGTGCGGTATAAAAAAAGGAACAGATGCAAAAACTTCTACTTTAAAAGATACAGGTACTACTTATGATGAAGCATTTGCAGACGTACTGACCCCCAATGTCAAAATGCCTATTGGTTTTGCACTCTTGCAAAATTACATGTCAGGGATTACCTACGGCTTGATGAAAGTGACGGGTTGCACCGACAGCTTACAAGCGATTGAAGGCGATTTAATTTCCACCTATTTACCTGCCGATGTACGTGAACAAGCATTGAATTTTCACAGACAATGCTTCCTTGAGGCCAGAAGTCAATATCACAATGAACCGCACGACAAAACCAAGGTCAATGACATTTTAAAAAAATACGGTGGTGAGGAGGATTTAAAATGGGTGGGTTCCAAAGTCTATCAAACACTATACTATGATAAAATTTACGCAAGACAACCTGTACCAGGCTTTACCTTTAACGAAGCCCCCAACAAAAATCTCGAAAAAGCAGCAGAACGTGGTGATATTGATGCCAAACATCTGCCAGAGCAAGGTTATCCCACCTGCAATCAATGGTGGAAAAAGCTCAAAACAGATTTGGTGCAAGTAGCCAATAACGCCAGTGTCTTTGACAGCCACCTGAATTACTATGCGGTTTTAGACAGGGTACGCACGTTCAAAAATAACCATCCTAAAGCTTGGGGTTCGCAGTTAAGCTCAGAAGACTACATTGCCAAGATGTTGCTTAATGACAGTCGCGACATGCAGGCTAACAGTATGAAAAATCTAATGGGAAATACCAATGGGGCTTTTGGTGGTGCCATTTCTCATGGGTTAGTAAATATTGGGCAATTAACAAAATCATGGACATCAACGCCGTTAAAGCGTGAAGCAATTATGCAAACACTACCTGTCATGCAGGCCTTTTTGTATTTCTTCCTGATTATCTTGACTCCTGTGATTTTGGCTTTAAGTGGTTATAACCCTAAGGCGTTAGGCAGTATTTGCGGTCTGTTTATAATGGCGATTTTCCTGCAATACCTGTGGCATCTGGTAGGTTTTGTCGAGCGCAGCGTGCTTGATCCTTTAGGACAAAACGATGCCATTGCAGCCATGCGCAATATGGCGGTTTTATTCTACTTTATTGCACCCATGTTACTCTTAAAACTATCCAGTCATTTTGGTGGAGAAGCAGGGGCAGCCCTTGGTGCATTGGTTAATGACGCAGCACAACACAGTAACAAAGTTGCTAACTCAGGTGTGGATACCATCAAGCAAGGGGCAAAAATAGCCAGCATGGGGAAAGTAAAATGA